In Streptomyces sp. ALI-76-A, the genomic window GCCGGTTCGCCGCGGGCTGGCTGCCGGAGTCCATGGTGCCGTCGGTGTTCACCGTCCTGGACCGGCTGCCGCTCACCGCGGGCGGCCGGGTGGACCGGGCCGCGCTGCCGCGGCCCGCGTTCGACGACGAGAGGTACCGGGCACCGCGCAACGACACCGAACGGATCCTCGCCAAGGCCTTCGCCGAGGTGCTGGAACTGGACCGGGTCGGCATCGACGAGGACTTCTTCGACCTCGGCGGCAACTCGCTGCGGGCGATCAGACTGGTCGGCCTGATCCGGGCGGAGCTGAACCAGGAGGTGTCCATCCGCCGGCTGTTCGCGGCCCGCACCGTCCTCGGACTGTCGGACATGTGGAAGGACCTCGGCCGCTCCAGCCGGCCGACGCTGCGCAGGCGGACGAGGGAGGGTGCGGTCCTCTGAGCACTGCCGAGTGTGCACTCGCCGTCGATCTGCCGTGCGCGGAAAGGGAAACATGGACGCGTTGACACAGGCCCTGCTGTCCGGGGCCGGCCCGGACGAGACCGGGCGCCACGACCTGCCGGCCCGGTACGACCTCCGGCTCGGCCACCTCTCGCCCGGCCTGTCGGAGGTGTTCGCGCTGGAGGACGTCGGCGAGGCCGCACGGCCGGTCCGGCACACCGGGAAGGCCGGCGTGCTCCGTCCCGCCCGCGAGGAGGGCACCGGCGTCACCGGCCCCGCCCCGCGGGAGAAGACCGGCGCGGCCCGGCTCGAACCGCTGCGCGCGCCCGCCCTCGCGGGGGTGTCCTGACATGGGCATCGGCATACTCGCCACCGGCTCCTACCTGCCCAAGCTCGAAGTGGGCAACGAGGAGGTCGCCGAACGCGTCGGCGTCACCGCGGAGTGGATCGAACGCAAGACGCAGATCCGCTCCCGCCGCTACGCCGCCCCGCACGAGGCGACGTCCGACCTCGCCGCGAGGGCCGCCGAACGGGCCCTGGAACAGGCGGAGCTGACCTCGGACCGGATCGACTACATCATCGTGTCCACCTCCACCGGGGACTTCCCGCAGCCGCCCACGTCCTACCTGGTGCAGCATCTGCTGGGCGCCTACGGCGCGGCCTGCTTCGACGTCAACGTGGTGTGCAGCGGCTTCGTCTACGCGCTGTCGCTGGCCCACACGCTGGTGGCCGCGCGCCCGGACGCCCGGGTCCTGGTGATCGGGGCGGACGTGTACTCGCGGATCCTGGACTTCACGGACCGCAGGACAGCCGTCCTGTTCGCCGACGGCGCCGGCGCCGCGGTCGTCGGGGCGGTGCCGGAGCCGTACGGAATCCTCGCGAGCGACCTGTCCAGCCGCGGCGACGCGCATCACCTGATCCGTGTCGAGGCCGGCGGCAGCCGCAATCCGGCGTCGGCGGCGACCGTCGCGGAGGGCGGCCACTTCTTCCGGATGGACGGCCGCGGCGTACGTGACTTCGTCCTCGAGCACGTCCCGCCGGCCCTGACCGCGCTGGCGCGCACGGCCGGCGTCGACATCGGCGCGGTCGACCACTTCGTACCGCACCAGGCCAACGGCGTGATGCTCGGCGAGCTCGTCGAGCGCACGGGCCTGGGCGCCGCGCGGACGCATCTCACGCTCGTCAAGTACGGCAACGTCGGCAGCGCCTCGGTGCCGATCGCCCTCGACGAGGCCCACCGCACGGGCGCCCTGACGCCGGGCGACCTGGTGCTGCTCGCCGGCTTCGGCGGCGGCATGTCGATCGGAGCGTCACTACTGACCTGGGGGTCCCGCACATGACCACGTCCACGCTGAACGCCGGTACGGGCATCGACCGGGTGGGTGTCGTCGGCAGCGGCATCATGGGCACCGGCATCGCGGAACTGTGTGCCAAGGCCGGGCTGGACGTGACGGTCGCGGTGTTCTCCGAGTCGTCGCTGCACACGGCGCCGGTCCGGCTGGCCGCCTCCCTCGACCGGGGCGTGGCCAAGGGCAAGCTGACCGAGGGGGAACGCGACGCGGCCCTGGAGCGGGTGTCGTTCACCCGTGACCTCGGAGAGCTGGCCGACCGCCGCCTGGTCGTCGAGGCGATCAAGGAGGACGAACAGCTCAAGCGGGAGCTGTTCGCCTCCCTCGACAAGATCGTCGAGGACCCGGACGCGGTCCTGGCCACCAACACCTCCTCGGTCCCGGTCGCCCGGCTCGCCGCCGCGACCCGCCGCCCGGGCCAGGTGCTCGGTCTGCACTTCTTCAACCCGGTGCCGGTGCTGCCGCTGGTCGAGCTGGTCCCGACGGTGCTGACGGACGAGGCGGTGAGCGCGCGGGCACTGGTCTTCGTCCGCGACGTCCTGGGCAAGCAGCCGATCACCTCCCCGGACCGGGCGGGCTTCCTCGTCAACGCGCTGCTGTTCCCGTACCTGCTGTCCGCGGTCCGGATGGTCGAGTCGGGCCTGGCGACGGCCGAGGTGATCGACCAGGGCATGGTCCAGGGCTGCTCCCACCCGATGGGCCCGCTGCGGCTCGCCGACCTGATCGGCCTGGACACGACGGTGTCCATCGCCCAGGCCATGTACGAGGAGTTCAAGGAGCCGCTGTACACGCCTCCGCCGCTGCTGCTGCGCATGGTCGAGAGCGGCCTGCTGGGCAAGAAGTCCGGACGCGGCTTCTACACGTACGCGTGACACGGCCCGGGGGGCGGCACGGACCAGGTCCGCGCCACCCCCCGGGCGGTTCCGGCCGACGGCCGGTCAGGAAGCGGCGGCCTCGGCGAGGAACCCCTCGGTGACGGCCGCGGCGATCCCGTCGAGGTGGTCGAAGAGGTAGAAGTGACCGCCGGGGAACACCTTCACCGCGACCTCACCGCGGGTGTGCGCCCGCCAGGTCCCGGCCTCCTGCACCGTCACCATCGGGTCGCTGTCACCGACCAGCACGGTCACCGGAGCGGCGAGCGGTTCGCCCCCGCGCCAGCCGTACGTGCCGAGCGCCCGGTAGTCGGCCCGCAGGGCCGGCAGCACCATCTCCAGGATGTCCGGGTCGTCCAGCATGGACTGGTCCGTGCCGCCCAGCCTGCGCAGCTCGGCCAGCACGTCGTCGTCGCCGTAGCGGCCGAAGTGGGCCGTGCTGTGCGCGTCGGGCGCGCCCCGCCCGGACAGGAACAGCCGCTGCGGCCCCGGCAGCGGGCCCCGGGCGAGCAGCCGGGCCGTCTCGTACGCGACGAGCGAGCCCATGCTGTGGCCGAACAGGGCGTACGGCCGCCCGGGATCCGCGGCCAGCACCGGCGCCAGCTCCTCGGCCACCGCCTCGGCGAGCAGCGTCAGATCCGTGAAGGGCGTCTCTGCGTACCGGTCCTGACGGCCCGGGTACTGCACGCACACCACGTCGAGGTCCGCGGGCAGCGCCTGCGCCAGGGTCCTGTACGCCGTCGCGGAACCCCCCGCGTGCGGGAAGCACACGAGCCGCGGCCCGTTCCCCGGGGTGGTGAAGCGCCGGAACCACGTGCTGTTCACAGTTGGTGTCCCTTCGTCTGTGCCGGCCGGCCCACGGGAAACGGCCCGCCGGTGCCCTCGGGGGATGTGGGGCACCGGCGGGCGGTCCGTCGCCCCGCGAGGGCTTGTACCCGCCCGTCACCGGAGCTCACGCCCCGAGCGTCCCGCCCCGTCCTCGACGGGGGGTCGCGGGGCGGTCGAGGGCCGTCGAGGGCCGTCGAGGCCGCTCGACCCCCGCCGGGCGGCCGCACGAGCGGCTCTCTATCCGTGCCGCATAGCCTCCGGCGAGGTGCATGACCCGCACCTCGACGCGTGTCCGCCGACGTGTCTGCCTGCGCTTGCGGACCAGCCCCGACAGGAGCCGACACAAGTATGTCCGTGGTAGCCACTCCCCCCGACGTGACAGGGACGCGTGACAAGCAAGTCAGGCGCCTGGACCGGGTGATCATCAGGTTCGCGGGTGACTCGGGTGACGGTATGCAGCTCACCGGTGACCGTTTCACCTCGGAGACGGCGTCGTTCGGCAACGATCTGTCGACGCTGCCGAACTTCCCGGCCGAGATCCGGGCCCCCGCCGGCACCCTGCCCGGCGTCTCGTCCTTCCAGCTGCACTTCGCCGATCACGACATCCTCACGCCGGGCGACGCGCCCGACGTCCTGGTGGCGATGAACCCGGCCGCCCTGAAGGCGAACATCGCTGACCTGCCGCGCGGGGCGGAGATCATCGTCAACACCGACGAGTTCACCAAACGGGCGATGCAGAAGGTGGGGTATTCCAGCTCCCCGTTGGAAGACGGTTCCCTCGACGGTTACCACCTCCACCCGGTGCCGCTGACCACCCTGACCGTCGAGGCACTCAAGGAATTCGACCTCACCCGCAAGGAGGCCGAGCGCAGTAAGAACATGTTCGCGCTCGGTCTGCTGTCGTGGATGTACCACCGGCCCACCGAGGGCACGGAGAAGTTCCTGAGCAGGAAGTTCGCCAAGAAGCCCGAGATCGCGGCGGCGAACATCGCCGCTTTCCGGGCGGGCTGGAACTTCGGCGAGACCACCGAGGACTTCGCGGTCTCCTACGAGGTGGCGCCGGCCGCGCAGGCGTTCCCGCCGGGCGTGTACCGGAACATCTCCGGGAACCTGGCCCTGTCCTACGGTCTGGTCGTGGCCTCCCGCCAGGCGGACCTGCCGCTGTTCCTGGGCTCGTACCCGATCACCCCGGCGTCGGACATCCTGCACGAGCTGAGCCGGCACAAGAACTTCGGTGTGCGCACCTTCCAGGCCGAGGACGAGATCGCCGGCATCGGCGCGGCGCTCGGGGCGGCCTTCGGCGGCTCACTGGCGGTGACGACCACCTCCGGTCCGGGTGTGGCGCTCAAGAGCGAGACGATCGGGTTGGCGGTGTCGCTGGAACTGCCGCTGCTGATCGTGGACATCCAGCGGGGCGGCCCGTCCACCGGTCTGCCGACCAAGACCGAGCAGGCG contains:
- a CDS encoding alpha/beta fold hydrolase: MNSTWFRRFTTPGNGPRLVCFPHAGGSATAYRTLAQALPADLDVVCVQYPGRQDRYAETPFTDLTLLAEAVAEELAPVLAADPGRPYALFGHSMGSLVAYETARLLARGPLPGPQRLFLSGRGAPDAHSTAHFGRYGDDDVLAELRRLGGTDQSMLDDPDILEMVLPALRADYRALGTYGWRGGEPLAAPVTVLVGDSDPMVTVQEAGTWRAHTRGEVAVKVFPGGHFYLFDHLDGIAAAVTEGFLAEAAAS
- a CDS encoding 3-hydroxybutyryl-CoA dehydrogenase, with amino-acid sequence MTTSTLNAGTGIDRVGVVGSGIMGTGIAELCAKAGLDVTVAVFSESSLHTAPVRLAASLDRGVAKGKLTEGERDAALERVSFTRDLGELADRRLVVEAIKEDEQLKRELFASLDKIVEDPDAVLATNTSSVPVARLAAATRRPGQVLGLHFFNPVPVLPLVELVPTVLTDEAVSARALVFVRDVLGKQPITSPDRAGFLVNALLFPYLLSAVRMVESGLATAEVIDQGMVQGCSHPMGPLRLADLIGLDTTVSIAQAMYEEFKEPLYTPPPLLLRMVESGLLGKKSGRGFYTYA
- a CDS encoding 2-oxoacid:acceptor oxidoreductase subunit alpha; this translates as MSVVATPPDVTGTRDKQVRRLDRVIIRFAGDSGDGMQLTGDRFTSETASFGNDLSTLPNFPAEIRAPAGTLPGVSSFQLHFADHDILTPGDAPDVLVAMNPAALKANIADLPRGAEIIVNTDEFTKRAMQKVGYSSSPLEDGSLDGYHLHPVPLTTLTVEALKEFDLTRKEAERSKNMFALGLLSWMYHRPTEGTEKFLSRKFAKKPEIAAANIAAFRAGWNFGETTEDFAVSYEVAPAAQAFPPGVYRNISGNLALSYGLVVASRQADLPLFLGSYPITPASDILHELSRHKNFGVRTFQAEDEIAGIGAALGAAFGGSLAVTTTSGPGVALKSETIGLAVSLELPLLIVDIQRGGPSTGLPTKTEQADLLQAMYGRNGEAPVPVVAPRTPADCFDAALEAARIALTYRTPVFLLSDGYLANGSEPWRVPEPDELPDLQVRFAQGPNHTLDDGTEVFWPYKRDPHTLARPWAVPGTPGLEHRIGGIEKQDGTGNISYDPANHDFMVRTRQAKIDGIQVPDIEADDPDKARTLVLGWGSTYGPITAAVRRLRAAGEPIAQVHLRHLNPFPKNLGEVLARYERIVVPEMNLGQLALLLRARYLVDAHSYNQVNGMPFKAQQLADALREILHED
- a CDS encoding ketoacyl-ACP synthase III, producing the protein MGIGILATGSYLPKLEVGNEEVAERVGVTAEWIERKTQIRSRRYAAPHEATSDLAARAAERALEQAELTSDRIDYIIVSTSTGDFPQPPTSYLVQHLLGAYGAACFDVNVVCSGFVYALSLAHTLVAARPDARVLVIGADVYSRILDFTDRRTAVLFADGAGAAVVGAVPEPYGILASDLSSRGDAHHLIRVEAGGSRNPASAATVAEGGHFFRMDGRGVRDFVLEHVPPALTALARTAGVDIGAVDHFVPHQANGVMLGELVERTGLGAARTHLTLVKYGNVGSASVPIALDEAHRTGALTPGDLVLLAGFGGGMSIGASLLTWGSRT